The Ziziphus jujuba cultivar Dongzao chromosome 1, ASM3175591v1 genome segment CAACCCTAATATACTTCCATATAATGCAATACAGTACAacagaaataattaaaaaaaacacaaaggagtctataaataaatattactaagTTGACTAGTAATTCACTCAATAGAAAGAAAAGTAATCGAGCATGACAGAACTCAAGTTACCGGGTACATCTTTAAACAATAGTCCGAGAAGGGAAAGAAGTGGTAATCCAGCTTGTAGTGTTCTTGATCTGTCTTTTCAGTATAAAATGGCTGCTGCTTAATCTTCCACCAGACCACGAGATACCGCGATGAAAGGATTCGGTTCTCTGAGAAGCAATTAACAGTTTAAACAACTGAGAGTTTAATGCAATTTTGTTGAGAtggaaattcaaaattttcttgaatttagTAACTTTGGAagttaggggaaaaaaagaaaaaaacgaaaaaagaagTAGCAACTGCATGAGTTGGGAGGCCAGAAGGTAgcattcttttaagtttttaacaaacattatttatttcgAAAAATCCAGTCAGAAAATACAGGAGAGTGTTTCCCCAAGAgctaaagtaaaaatatattatatgatattatggACAACTGAAACAATTTACGTTAGTTCGCCTATTGCCTatctttttcagttttttaatatttatggacaTTACTAGTAAGACTGTAAGTAGTAGTACATGTCAGGAAGAGGATAGTAACTACTAAAGTACCTACCTCAGATCAGGAGAATATACAAGGGAAACAGAAACAAAAGAACCGGCAGCAAGAAGATGCCAGGGATGGTAAGAATGGATTCTCAGTAGATGTTGCAGCGTCATCCATTTCCACATCGGGGACAGGCTTGATCTTTGGCAAGTCTCCATTGTCGTTTTGGCATTGTTGTAGGAGTGAGTTGCATCCATGGATAGATATATGTTGGAGGGACTCTGGAAGCCCATCACTTGGCAAGGACTGGAGTGCAGGACAGTTTTCAATGTAGAGGTCTTTGAGGGAGGTTAGATTCCTGAGCACATTGGATGGGCCAAATGATCGTAGACTTGCACATGATCCAACAGCAAGATATTGAAGAGAGGTGGGGAGACCTTCTTGTGGCAGTTCCAAAAGCTCTGGACAGTTCCAGATGGAGAGTAGTTCAAGATTTGCAAAGGCTTGGGGCATGGTAATTTCTTGGGTGGCCAAAGACTCAAGATGTTCCCAGCCATGGATATAGAGAGCTTTGAGACTCAGGATGCTTGGCCATTTGGGAAGAGACTTTACATTGGAGATGTTTGAAATCACCAGAGAGTACAAAGTGCCGTTTTCGTGTATCAGACTTAGTAATTTGTCATCGATATAAGTATCCATTGCTAAGTGCTGaagatattttacatttttcttttcccaGAGGGCGGTTAATGATCTGCACCTTCTTATCTCCAGTTTATCCAGACACAGATTCTCTGGCAGTTTGAGCAGCTTGGGGCAATTACTAATGTTGACTTCTCTGAGAAAGATTGAAGAAGTCACTTCTTTAGTTTCTTCTTGCCCTCGTTCGTTTACTATTCTGACTGGTAGATCTTCTTCATTCCAGTGCTTTAGAAGAGGATTGTCAACAAGTGTTATATTAGTCAGTTGGGCCAAGGGAATAGTTTCCAGTAAGTCACACTTTTTGATCTTCAGATCGTCTAGTTTAGGAAAGAAACAAGGCAACTTTGTCAGTTTGGGGCAGTGACTGATCTTTAGCCTCTTCAAGGATAGGTAGCGCTCCTCCTGCCATTCTTCCAACTCCTGCATATTTTTGAGGCGGACTTCTTCAAGGAGGGGTAGCTTGCCAGGGCTGAGGATTTTGATTCGTGTGCAATGGTTCAAGGAAATAGTAaccaaattttgaagttgtcCATTTCTCATCCAAGTTGGTAATTCAATACCCCTGTACTGAAAAATGTGGATCTCTTTGACATTTGAGTGTGGCTGCAGTTCTTCAAGTACCTCCTCTTCTCTGGCTTTATCTTGCGTGTTAACATTTTGATTGCTCCATTCATATACCACTTTCTGAATCCACTCTTTGTCTTTCAAGTTTGCATGCCCTGCATTCACTGCGTTTTCAAGTTTTGAGATATGCAAAGTTCCTGTAAGATGAACCATATTCTTCAGCTCTTCAAGTCTGTATCCCATGTCATGGCCAACATGAAAGGCATGCAAATTATGCAGACTGGTTAGACGACCTATGTTCGGTGGCAGAATAGATGCCTTGGACCAGAACATTTCATCTAGCTCTAGATATCTCAAGTTAGTAAGGTCTGAGAGATCTCTAGGCAACTCGAAAAGCCAAGGACAACCCAAGAGTTTCAGTGTCTCCAGATTGTAGAGTCTGCATATTGAATTGGGAAGCTTTTTTATTTCAGTTTTGGATAGGTTAAGATAACGCAAAAGCTTCAACATTTGAATTGATTTTGGCAGTTCCAGAAGTGTGCTTGAACTTAGGTCCAACACTCGTATGTATGAAAGCTCATCAAATACTTTCTGTTGGGCGTGGCCGAAGGCTTTCAAGTGTCCAGCTGGAAATAAAAGTGTCCGCAGCTTCTTTGATTTGTTGATTATCTTTAAAACAGGCTCCTCAACCTCTTTACATAGCAATGACACATGACGAGAGTTTTCTTCGGTGAACATTGGTTTTTCGTCCTTCACTTGGAAACAAAAAGGATGTGCAATTGATTGTGCTAAGTTATGGATAAGGTCATGCATCCTATATTTTGTGCTGTCATCgcttgaaatttcaaagaagAACCTCATCACCAAATTATTGAAGTAGCCGCTTCCTATATCCTCTGTCTTCTCATTCTTCTTAGCAAGAATAAATTCTTCTGCCATCCATAACTTGATCAATTCATACTTATCAAATGCATAAGATTTTGGAAACAGAGAACAATATGCAAAGCACTGCTTTAGATTTGAAGAAAGATGATTATAACTCAATCTAAGAACTGGCAAAACCGAATCATCTTCTAGTTCCCATATTTCACTGTTCATGATGCGTTTCCATTCTTGTACATCAGTTACCCCCCTCTGCAGGCCTCCCATCTGTTTCACGGCCAATGGTAAACCTTTGCACTTTCTTACAATTTCTTTTCCATAGACTTCCAATTCCTTTCGTGCACCGTCCTCGGGACCATCTTCTCTGAATGcaattttttcaaacaataacCATGACTCATTGTCATCAAAACATTGCAGAGAATAGATGTCTTTTGCACCCATTATATTTGCAACCCTTGAGATTCTACTTGTCACCATTACACGACTTCCTTTTGGTCCCCGGCAAAAGACATTTTCTAGTTTTTCCCATTCCAGATAATTATCATTCCACATATCATCTAGAACAAGTAAAAACCGCTTCTTAACCAGGATTTCAACAACTTTTTTTTCTAGTTGGTCCCTAGTGAGAAAGTCGACACCATGATCAGTCTTGTTATGAGATGCTGTAATCTGTCGGAGAATCCTGGTTATGTCAAAAGATTCTGTCACAGAAACCCATATTATGGTTTTGAAAAACTTAGTCACTCTCTCATCTTTCATTACAATTTGAGCTAGTGTTTTTTTACCAACTCCTCCCATCCCGAGAATGGGAATGACAGAAATATCACTACCATCACTGGCTCCTCCATCTGGTATCAGCAGCTTTATTACATTCTCTATATCATTTTCCCTACCAACAACTAAGTTGTTTGAAAGTGAGCCAGCTTCTGGTGAAGAATTTCTTCTAGATTTATTATCAGTTATGGCATGGGCCAATTGATGGTCTTGTCTAATCCCCTTTAAAATTCTCTCTAGCCTGGGTACTATCTCTCTTAGTTCATCTGATATACCATACTGAAAGAAATAGCTAGTAGAACCGAAAGGGGAATGAAGTCTTTGTACCTGTGTCTTTATCTTCCGCAGATGAAGCTCTGTTGCCCAACAATCCATCAAGTCCTGTGCATCATAAGCTGCTATTCTAAGCTTTTCGAGCCACATGCTAGTAATTTCACCCtcggaagaagaagaagttaacAAATTTTGTTCCACATACTTAAGCCTcggattaatttcttttaacaaGTTTTCCAGCTTTTCAACTTCTTCCTTGACATGAGTAAATGCAAGAAACTCCTCCGTCAGAAAAGAAGCAGCTTTTTCCACAGCAACATCCACAACAGCGCTCACTAGGGTCTCAATCATGTTGTTGTTTCAGGTCAAGACACCAAGGAAAGAAGCACCAGTGAATTGAAGATCCaaaatctcaatatatatatgatgg includes the following:
- the LOC107408107 gene encoding putative disease resistance protein RGA3 → MIETLVSAVVDVAVEKAASFLTEEFLAFTHVKEEVEKLENLLKEINPRLKYVEQNLLTSSSSEGEITSMWLEKLRIAAYDAQDLMDCWATELHLRKIKTQVQRLHSPFGSTSYFFQYGISDELREIVPRLERILKGIRQDHQLAHAITDNKSRRNSSPEAGSLSNNLVVGRENDIENVIKLLIPDGGASDGSDISVIPILGMGGVGKKTLAQIVMKDERVTKFFKTIIWVSVTESFDITRILRQITASHNKTDHGVDFLTRDQLEKKVVEILVKKRFLLVLDDMWNDNYLEWEKLENVFCRGPKGSRVMVTSRISRVANIMGAKDIYSLQCFDDNESWLLFEKIAFREDGPEDGARKELEVYGKEIVRKCKGLPLAVKQMGGLQRGVTDVQEWKRIMNSEIWELEDDSVLPVLRLSYNHLSSNLKQCFAYCSLFPKSYAFDKYELIKLWMAEEFILAKKNEKTEDIGSGYFNNLVMRFFFEISSDDSTKYRMHDLIHNLAQSIAHPFCFQVKDEKPMFTEENSRHVSLLCKEVEEPVLKIINKSKKLRTLLFPAGHLKAFGHAQQKVFDELSYIRVLDLSSSTLLELPKSIQMLKLLRYLNLSKTEIKKLPNSICRLYNLETLKLLGCPWLFELPRDLSDLTNLRYLELDEMFWSKASILPPNIGRLTSLHNLHAFHVGHDMGYRLEELKNMVHLTGTLHISKLENAVNAGHANLKDKEWIQKVVYEWSNQNVNTQDKAREEEVLEELQPHSNVKEIHIFQYRGIELPTWMRNGQLQNLVTISLNHCTRIKILSPGKLPLLEEVRLKNMQELEEWQEERYLSLKRLKISHCPKLTKLPCFFPKLDDLKIKKCDLLETIPLAQLTNITLVDNPLLKHWNEEDLPVRIVNERGQEETKEVTSSIFLREVNISNCPKLLKLPENLCLDKLEIRRCRSLTALWEKKNVKYLQHLAMDTYIDDKLLSLIHENGTLYSLVISNISNVKSLPKWPSILSLKALYIHGWEHLESLATQEITMPQAFANLELLSIWNCPELLELPQEGLPTSLQYLAVGSCASLRSFGPSNVLRNLTSLKDLYIENCPALQSLPSDGLPESLQHISIHGCNSLLQQCQNDNGDLPKIKPVPDVEMDDAATSTENPFLPSLASSCCRFFCFCFPCIFS